A window from Chloroflexota bacterium encodes these proteins:
- a CDS encoding 3-hydroxyacyl-CoA dehydrogenase NAD-binding domain-containing protein: MQADAIRRATVVGAGLMGADIAVVLSMASIAVTLVDICESQLELAQARMRASMDSLVQCHLATQAQAEEALRIVSGTTNRATAVEHTEFVVESVPEDLSLKQEIFAALDAEAPPEAILTSNTSSLSITAMAAATGRPERVVGSHFILPGTVLPLVEVVRGDQTNDDTMQTTYGLWQRAGKQPVMVQKDIPGFIHNRLQHALSREAVSLWASGVASAEEIDAVVVNGFGLRLGRVGPLAQRDLGGMLMNVAIAAALYPSLSTLDDAPQAMKELVAQGALGLESGRGFHDWSGTDPQAKRRDVERALLADILHRQRTLGDTDR; encoded by the coding sequence GTGCAAGCTGACGCAATTCGCAGGGCAACCGTGGTTGGCGCCGGTCTCATGGGCGCCGACATCGCCGTGGTCCTCTCAATGGCAAGTATTGCCGTAACGCTCGTAGACATATGTGAAAGCCAATTAGAGCTTGCACAAGCGCGCATGCGTGCAAGCATGGATTCGCTCGTTCAATGCCATCTGGCGACACAAGCACAAGCCGAGGAGGCGCTCCGCATAGTAAGCGGGACAACCAACCGGGCAACTGCGGTGGAGCACACGGAATTCGTCGTCGAGTCTGTGCCGGAAGACCTTTCACTGAAGCAAGAGATCTTTGCCGCATTGGATGCTGAAGCGCCGCCAGAGGCGATTTTGACCAGCAACACGTCTTCCCTGTCGATCACAGCGATGGCTGCCGCTACGGGACGCCCGGAGCGTGTGGTTGGCAGCCACTTCATCTTGCCAGGGACAGTGCTTCCGCTGGTGGAAGTCGTTCGCGGCGACCAGACGAATGACGACACGATGCAGACAACCTACGGCCTGTGGCAACGCGCAGGAAAGCAGCCGGTAATGGTGCAGAAAGACATACCAGGGTTTATACACAACCGGCTGCAGCACGCGCTGAGCCGTGAAGCAGTATCACTTTGGGCGAGTGGGGTGGCCTCTGCAGAGGAGATCGACGCGGTTGTCGTCAACGGCTTTGGTCTGCGCCTGGGTCGGGTCGGGCCGCTAGCGCAGCGAGACTTGGGCGGCATGCTGATGAATGTCGCAATTGCCGCCGCTCTCTACCCTTCGCTCAGCACGCTCGATGACGCGCCACAGGCCATGAAAGAGCTTGTTGCGCAAGGAGCACTAGGATTGGAGTCAGGACGCGGCTTCCATGACTGGAGCGGGACCGATCCTCAAGCTAAGCGTCGCGACGTTGAGCGCGCGCTGTTGGCAGACATCCTGCACCGCCAACGTACTCTGGGCGACACTGATCGTTAG
- the gap gene encoding type I glyceraldehyde-3-phosphate dehydrogenase, which produces MARVAINGFGRIGRLALRAILERAPDLDPVAVNDLASAETNAHLFKYDSNYGRFNGEIDASDQGLTIDGRHLHALSQRDWTALPWGDLDVDVVIEATGVGTDRASAAKHLAAGAKKVIISAPAKEEDVTLVLGVNDEAYDPAEHHIVSNASCTTNCLAPVVKVLHDAFTIRQGLMNTIHSYTNDQRILDLEQSDMRRARAAALNIIPTTTGAARAVVQVIPDLKGKLDGFALRVPTPTVSVVDFTCEVADDVTVEDVNDAFEAAAQGSLNGILGCSSEELVSMDYKGDSRSSIIDLPSTQVSGKLVKVLSWYDNEWGYACRIADLTARVAQTIPQEAAV; this is translated from the coding sequence ATGGCACGAGTGGCTATCAACGGATTTGGTCGCATAGGTAGACTGGCTCTGCGGGCAATTTTGGAGCGGGCGCCGGACTTAGACCCAGTTGCGGTGAACGACCTTGCAAGCGCGGAGACTAACGCGCATCTCTTCAAGTACGACAGTAACTACGGACGCTTCAACGGCGAGATTGACGCAAGCGACCAAGGTCTAACAATCGACGGGCGGCACCTTCACGCCCTTTCGCAACGTGACTGGACTGCTCTGCCGTGGGGTGACTTGGACGTCGATGTTGTCATCGAGGCAACAGGTGTCGGCACCGATCGCGCTTCTGCCGCAAAGCATCTAGCGGCGGGAGCAAAGAAAGTGATCATTTCGGCCCCGGCCAAGGAAGAAGACGTGACACTGGTCCTGGGCGTAAATGATGAAGCCTACGATCCGGCTGAACACCACATCGTATCCAATGCTTCCTGCACGACGAATTGCCTCGCGCCCGTGGTCAAAGTCCTTCACGATGCGTTCACCATCCGACAAGGGCTCATGAACACGATCCACTCGTATACCAACGACCAGCGCATTCTCGACCTTGAACAGAGCGACATGCGCCGAGCGCGCGCCGCTGCACTCAACATCATCCCCACAACTACGGGAGCGGCAAGGGCTGTAGTGCAAGTGATTCCCGATCTTAAGGGCAAGCTCGACGGGTTTGCACTTCGTGTGCCGACGCCCACCGTATCCGTCGTTGATTTCACGTGCGAAGTTGCCGATGACGTGACGGTTGAAGACGTGAATGACGCGTTCGAGGCAGCCGCCCAAGGAAGCTTGAACGGTATACTTGGATGCTCTAGCGAAGAGCTTGTCAGTATGGACTACAAGGGAGACTCCCGGAGTTCGATTATAGACTTACCGTCAACCCAGGTTTCCGGCAAGCTGGTGAAAGTGCTCTCCTGGTACGATAACGAGTGGGGTTATGCGTGCCGCATTGCCGACTTAACCGCCCGCGTCGCTCAAACAATCCCCCAAGAGGCGGCTGTCTAA
- a CDS encoding phosphoglycerate kinase, with protein MMKKTVCDIDVANKTVLVRVDFNVPLAQGTVADDTRLRATVPTIDLLRERGAKTVLVSHLGRPKGVTVDTLRLAPVAARLSDLLDIPVHSPPDCVGPAAQAAVKALQPGGVLLLENVRFHAEEEENDPGFAWQLASLADVFVNDAFGAAHRAHASTVGVTEFLPSVAGLLMEQEISTLAQLLQSPERPFAALIGGAKISTKIGVLTHLLPSIDVLIAGGGIANTLLKAQGKAVGKSLVEDAQLSVAEEFLQHAEESGVDVLLPTDAVTGNISNSTGATYIVNIANVPPDAMIGDLGPETVKAIEAVLASARTVLWNGPLGLFEQERFAGSTFAIARALAKSQAVSIVGGGETVAAIEACGVAAKITHVSTGGGATLEFLEGRTLPGVAALDDA; from the coding sequence TTGATGAAGAAGACAGTTTGCGACATTGACGTAGCAAACAAGACAGTGTTGGTACGTGTAGACTTCAACGTGCCCTTAGCACAAGGGACCGTTGCCGACGACACACGGCTGCGCGCAACAGTGCCCACAATAGACCTTCTGCGTGAGCGCGGGGCCAAGACAGTCCTCGTTTCCCATCTGGGTCGGCCAAAAGGTGTAACAGTAGACACACTTCGATTGGCACCGGTTGCCGCGCGCCTTTCAGATCTGCTAGACATTCCGGTTCACTCTCCTCCCGACTGTGTCGGCCCGGCAGCACAAGCAGCCGTAAAGGCATTGCAACCGGGAGGCGTGCTGCTCTTGGAGAACGTACGCTTTCACGCGGAGGAAGAAGAAAACGACCCGGGATTTGCATGGCAATTGGCATCACTCGCCGATGTATTCGTAAACGACGCCTTTGGCGCCGCCCACCGCGCCCATGCTTCAACGGTAGGGGTGACCGAGTTTCTGCCAAGCGTAGCCGGACTGCTTATGGAACAAGAGATTTCCACGCTTGCTCAGTTGCTGCAGTCACCGGAAAGGCCCTTCGCTGCACTGATCGGCGGCGCCAAAATCTCGACGAAGATTGGCGTGCTCACGCACCTCTTGCCCAGCATCGACGTCCTCATAGCCGGCGGCGGCATCGCAAATACACTCCTCAAAGCCCAAGGCAAGGCGGTCGGGAAGAGCCTGGTCGAGGATGCGCAGCTTTCGGTGGCCGAAGAGTTCCTGCAGCACGCAGAAGAATCCGGCGTGGATGTGCTATTGCCCACCGATGCCGTGACCGGAAACATAAGCAATTCCACGGGGGCGACTTACATTGTCAACATTGCAAACGTACCCCCGGACGCAATGATTGGCGACCTCGGCCCGGAGACTGTGAAGGCGATTGAAGCTGTCCTGGCATCAGCGCGGACAGTGCTTTGGAATGGGCCGCTCGGCCTCTTCGAGCAAGAACGCTTCGCCGGCAGCACCTTTGCCATAGCCCGCGCACTCGCAAAATCCCAGGCGGTGTCCATTGTTGGGGGAGGCGAAACGGTAGCTGCGATTGAGGCGTGCGGCGTGGCAGCCAAGATTACTCATGTGTCCACCGGGGGCGGTGCTACGCTTGAGTTCTTAGAGGGACGAACACTCCCAGGCGTCGCCGCGCTCGACGATGCATAG